In Brevinema andersonii, a genomic segment contains:
- a CDS encoding glycosyltransferase family 2 protein, giving the protein MAPIISVIIPLYNKEQDLPRCIESILSYTRHPIEIIIIDDDSTDKSWNLAQTYCQQDPRVRALKHQYNKGTYATRETGIRAASGQYIFCVDPDDWINNKSFDAAIPYIKKNIDIIVTECVFLYPYHKKYYKHEDQFLKNEEILNAYTSLRIELWNMIPKFIKTELALHALNELNINKYLTMSEDLLLFLTICIFAKTWCSIKIKAYYYWIKGEDSATTGKKKMDKILQYIEQTKYILCCLEEIFEKYGHPADQLIPIKMALFNFYRNQMETSELDDKSQTIIIKHMFDCVGILNAYKSMLTYGVNTDFTSSIRMLNQLLPAGSIRRKIIKTITKKIWSFCRFLNSFKN; this is encoded by the coding sequence ATGGCTCCGATTATTTCTGTTATTATTCCTTTATATAATAAAGAACAAGATCTACCAAGATGCATAGAAAGTATTCTTTCATACACCAGACATCCGATAGAAATCATTATTATTGATGACGATTCAACCGATAAAAGTTGGAATCTGGCACAGACTTATTGTCAACAGGATCCTAGAGTCCGAGCTTTAAAACACCAGTATAATAAAGGTACATATGCTACACGCGAAACCGGTATCAGAGCAGCATCCGGACAATATATATTTTGCGTAGATCCTGATGATTGGATTAATAATAAAAGTTTTGATGCAGCTATACCTTATATCAAGAAAAATATCGATATTATTGTTACTGAATGCGTCTTTCTCTATCCCTATCACAAAAAATATTATAAACATGAGGACCAATTTCTCAAAAATGAAGAAATTCTTAACGCTTACACTTCACTTCGAATAGAATTATGGAATATGATACCAAAATTTATCAAAACAGAACTAGCTTTGCACGCACTTAATGAGTTAAATATTAATAAATATTTAACCATGAGTGAAGATTTGTTATTATTCTTAACAATTTGTATTTTTGCCAAAACATGGTGTAGTATTAAGATTAAAGCTTATTACTATTGGATTAAAGGTGAAGACAGCGCTACTACAGGCAAGAAAAAAATGGATAAAATATTACAATATATCGAACAAACTAAATATATACTATGCTGTTTGGAAGAAATTTTTGAAAAATATGGACATCCAGCGGATCAGCTTATCCCTATAAAGATGGCACTATTTAATTTTTACCGTAATCAAATGGAAACATCAGAATTAGATGATAAATCACAAACTATTATTATAAAACATATGTTTGATTGTGTAGGAATACTGAATGCATATAAATCGATGCTCACCTATGGAGTCAATACAGATTTTACAAGCTCCATCCGAATGCTCAATCAATTATTACCTGCTGGTTCTATAAGAAGAAAAATCATAAAAACAATTACAAAAAAAATATGGTCTTTTTGTCGTTTTTTAAACTCATTCAAGAATTAA
- a CDS encoding UvrB/UvrC motif-containing protein, with product MSEDIFSKSCDICGIQPAVLLFRVFDGKEVFHQGLCPQCALKKFSSTDISELNANYPNMLQAINEMKNILSAIVGHIGKLTENEEPTTKVCRVCGHPAEEIKRFGNVGCSICYDEFHDIIKERLIKNSYGSKHKGHIPQRYRKQHFEMLELEKLQLKLQALLRKENYEEAAKIRNRIKKIQKIK from the coding sequence ATGTCAGAAGATATTTTCTCAAAGTCTTGTGATATTTGTGGAATACAGCCAGCAGTTCTCCTTTTTAGAGTTTTTGATGGTAAAGAAGTATTTCATCAAGGACTATGCCCTCAATGCGCATTAAAAAAATTTTCATCTACAGATATTTCTGAATTGAATGCTAATTATCCCAATATGTTACAAGCAATAAACGAAATGAAAAATATCCTATCCGCTATAGTAGGACATATTGGAAAATTAACAGAAAATGAAGAACCTACTACAAAAGTATGCCGTGTATGTGGACATCCTGCAGAAGAAATTAAACGTTTTGGAAATGTTGGTTGTTCTATATGTTATGATGAGTTTCATGATATCATTAAAGAACGTCTTATCAAAAATAGTTATGGATCAAAACATAAGGGACATATTCCACAAAGATATCGCAAGCAACATTTTGAAATGTTGGAATTAGAAAAATTACAATTAAAACTTCAAGCTCTTTTAAGAAAAGAAAATTATGAAGAAGCTGCAAAAATTAGAAATCGCATAAAAAAAATACAAAAAATAAAATAG
- a CDS encoding glycosyltransferase family 2 protein: protein MQPRRIAVIIPCYNEELTIVKVVKDCKSTIPNAVIYVINNNSTDNSAELAEKAGATVYNCTYQGKGNVIRYAFTKIDADIYIIADGDDQCDMKVIPDALKKFISEDLDMLNLIRVADSQSSYRYGHAWGNKILTGLANFLFQNKCSDILGGYRLFSKRYAKSFPGHSKGFEIEIELSIFAYQMRLPTSEIQIPYRARPIGSVSKLHTIKDGIRILLTIIYLFTNEKPITFFGGIASIFGILGLYWIIDIWIEFLKISAVPRFPTLIFAVTFLLLSLLLLTTGLMIHYIQRNTFEQRRYAYLNVEEKN from the coding sequence GTGCAACCAAGGCGTATTGCTGTTATTATTCCGTGTTATAATGAGGAATTGACAATTGTAAAGGTGGTAAAAGATTGTAAATCTACTATTCCTAATGCTGTTATTTATGTTATTAATAATAATAGTACGGATAATTCAGCTGAGTTGGCTGAAAAGGCTGGAGCAACGGTTTATAATTGTACTTATCAAGGCAAAGGGAATGTAATTCGTTATGCTTTTACAAAAATTGATGCGGACATTTATATTATTGCTGATGGGGATGATCAATGTGATATGAAAGTTATTCCTGATGCACTGAAAAAATTTATTTCTGAAGATTTAGATATGTTAAATTTAATAAGAGTGGCGGATTCGCAAAGTTCGTATCGATATGGGCATGCTTGGGGAAATAAAATTCTTACTGGTTTGGCAAATTTTTTGTTTCAAAATAAATGTTCGGATATTCTTGGCGGATATCGTTTATTTTCAAAACGATATGCGAAAAGTTTTCCGGGACATTCAAAAGGATTTGAAATAGAAATTGAATTGAGTATTTTTGCTTATCAAATGAGGTTGCCCACAAGTGAAATTCAAATACCTTATCGAGCGAGACCGATAGGTTCTGTATCCAAGCTTCATACAATAAAAGATGGGATAAGAATCCTATTAACAATAATTTATCTCTTCACAAACGAAAAACCAATCACCTTTTTCGGAGGTATTGCTTCAATATTTGGGATATTAGGACTATATTGGATTATAGATATTTGGATTGAATTTCTTAAGATATCAGCTGTTCCTCGTTTTCCTACATTGATTTTTGCTGTGACTTTTCTTTTGTTATCTTTACTTTTATTAACTACAGGATTGATGATCCACTATATTCAACGGAATACTTTTGAACAACGTCGTTATGCTTATCTCAATGTAGAGGAAAAAAATTAA
- a CDS encoding glycosyltransferase family 2 protein, with the protein MLSIVVPVYNTQKYLRECLNSLVNQTLKDIKIIIVNDCTLDNSEKIILEYAYKDSRITYIKHKVNLGLGGARNTGIKATKTPYITFVDSDDFLSLDCYQNMIDLIKSNNADCGVFSAENFDDETGEILDNPYFDLADKVEYCTERNIFSFTSTAWNKIFKTDDITKNNIWFPNHLYHEDEEFWFKYAVKVQPLIVSSNTPYYYYRKRSNSITSNNLVSWKDLPEILSNTYNFLIEENLFQQYKYAFLVMLQGFYLHKACFKKSDLKKFEHKFHFLLKELNLKEEKSTKEKLIITMKKLKIYPIIHAAYHILKKCKD; encoded by the coding sequence ATGTTAAGTATTGTAGTTCCGGTTTATAACACACAAAAATATCTTCGAGAATGTTTAAATAGTTTGGTCAATCAGACTTTAAAAGATATCAAAATCATTATTGTGAATGACTGTACTTTGGATAATAGTGAAAAAATAATTCTAGAATATGCTTATAAAGATTCTAGAATCACTTATATCAAACATAAAGTAAATCTCGGGTTAGGAGGAGCTAGAAATACTGGTATTAAAGCAACAAAAACACCCTATATCACATTTGTTGATAGTGATGATTTCTTGTCTCTTGACTGCTATCAAAATATGATAGATCTAATAAAAAGCAATAATGCCGATTGCGGCGTATTTTCTGCAGAGAATTTTGACGATGAAACAGGAGAAATATTAGATAATCCTTATTTCGACCTAGCTGACAAAGTAGAATACTGCACAGAAAGGAATATTTTTTCTTTTACTTCTACCGCTTGGAATAAAATTTTCAAAACAGATGATATCACAAAAAATAATATATGGTTTCCTAACCACCTCTACCATGAAGATGAAGAATTTTGGTTTAAATATGCAGTAAAAGTACAACCACTTATTGTTTCTAGCAATACACCTTATTACTATTATCGTAAACGCAGCAATTCAATTACCAGTAATAATCTTGTTTCGTGGAAAGACCTTCCTGAAATTTTATCGAACACTTATAATTTTTTGATAGAAGAAAATTTATTTCAGCAATATAAATATGCATTTTTAGTAATGCTTCAAGGATTTTATTTGCACAAAGCCTGTTTCAAAAAAAGTGATTTAAAAAAATTCGAACATAAGTTTCATTTTTTGCTCAAAGAATTGAATTTAAAAGAAGAGAAAAGTACAAAAGAAAAATTAATCATTACCATGAAAAAACTTAAAATCTATCCTATCATTCATGCAGCATATCACATACTGAAAAAATGCAAGGATTAG
- a CDS encoding glycosyltransferase family protein, whose translation MMNVFLANYEKHIFFPKRNIYACIIPVLNEAERFHSQMRKMKEANIFELCDVFICDGNSIDDSSNPEIVKSYGARGLIIKKDEKKQGQAVQLKIGFYETMKEKYHGVIMVDGNDKDNITDTLALFLDALSQGFDLVQGTRYRKGGYGINTPILRELAIKFVASPMVSLGAKRWYSDPCNGYKAFSRRFILDPKMNWFSDFYQSYEYCYYPLVQAKHLGYKIIEIPTVRAYPKDSVPSKITSLSHHLNLLRLIFLLSFSKKV comes from the coding sequence ATGATGAATGTATTTTTAGCAAATTATGAAAAACATATATTTTTTCCTAAAAGAAATATATATGCTTGTATTATTCCTGTGCTTAATGAAGCAGAGAGATTTCATTCTCAAATGAGAAAGATGAAAGAAGCCAATATTTTTGAATTATGTGATGTTTTTATTTGTGATGGTAATAGTATTGATGATTCTTCAAATCCTGAAATTGTCAAATCTTATGGTGCGCGTGGTTTGATTATTAAAAAAGATGAGAAAAAACAAGGTCAAGCTGTTCAATTAAAAATTGGGTTTTATGAAACAATGAAGGAAAAATATCATGGTGTTATTATGGTTGATGGTAATGATAAAGATAATATAACAGATACTTTGGCGTTATTTTTAGATGCTCTTAGCCAAGGATTTGATTTGGTCCAAGGTACGCGTTATCGTAAAGGAGGGTATGGGATTAATACTCCTATTCTTCGTGAATTAGCTATTAAATTTGTTGCTTCCCCTATGGTGAGTTTAGGTGCTAAGCGATGGTATTCAGATCCTTGTAATGGTTATAAAGCATTTTCAAGGAGATTTATTCTTGATCCTAAAATGAACTGGTTTAGTGATTTTTATCAGAGTTATGAATATTGTTATTATCCTCTTGTACAAGCTAAACATTTAGGATATAAAATTATTGAAATTCCTACCGTAAGAGCGTATCCGAAGGATAGTGTGCCCAGTAAAATTACGTCTCTATCTCATCATCTGAATTTATTAAGATTGATTTTTTTATTAAGTTTTTCAAAAAAAGTATGA